Sequence from the Pogoniulus pusillus isolate bPogPus1 chromosome 16, bPogPus1.pri, whole genome shotgun sequence genome:
AAGGGCTTTGTCTGTGTGCCTCTGGCACACCTGAGCAGTGCACACTGTGCTGTAAcacagctgctggtggctcAGAAGCTGCTCCACAGCAGGTCCAGACCTGCTGTAGCAAAATCTGACGCTCTGTGTAGACTCAAGTCTTTATCAGCAAATGCACAGAGAGCTGCTTAACATCTCCATGATACCCACACAGGAAAACCACACTCCTCCCcgtcaaaaaaaacccaaacccaacaaaaactaCCTGTGAGATTCAAGAAtgtgcagggcagctgtggggcagccTGCTATTAGCAATAGTATCtttggaaagaaggagaaacagTATTTCTCCAGAGTCTGTCAGGAGGGTCTGCAACAGCCACTAATTTAATTTGGTACAGCTGTCACCGCTGGCCCTTCCAGGGTGAGTCTACTTCACAGTCTGCTGGGATATGGCTTTGTTTAAAGAGAAAAGTAACAGCTAAGTTACCAACCTTTTGCATACAAGTCTCAGGGTAGGGCAAGAGGTGTCATGTCAAAGAGACTCTTTTAGTCTGTCAGAAATGTGGTGACTGAACAATTGCTGCTCTGAATAGGTACCATTGCTGGGCCCCTCCTACACTCCCCTAGGAGTATTTCTGCATTTTTCATGCTACTTGCCTGTGTGACaaatctgcacacacacacactgtaccAATTAGTGTCACGCTCTAGGGGTGCTCAGCATGTGTCTcatgtctctcagcctctcctggaaGCAATTTTCTCAGCATACAGAGAATAAATCACCATTTCCCTCTCAGAGGACAGTTCCCAAATAAGGGCAAAATAAGCACATGTACACGATGCAGCGTTATAATTGTTAGATAATGTACTGCCAGCAGAAGTAGGTGCAGAGTATTACATCGGTTTAAATAGGGCAGGTGAGACAAGGCACTTGCATAGGCGTTCATGGAAAGCTTGTGGAACAGCCTACTTAAAACCCgccccaaaggaaaaaaactcaaccaaaaagaactgtaaaagaaaaaaatcaatgcaCGCCTACTGCAGGCAGTGCAAATCCTCTCCCCAGAAGCATCAGTAGCTAAGTAGCTACACAAACTGCTCTGCATGCCCTCTGCTCAGAAAGCAACTGTACCAAAGTGAAACTGTTAGCTCAGTGTGACAAATGACAATGTGGCCACACCTCCTACAGTCAGTGTTGTTGGAATGTCCCAGTAGTCTCCCCTGACACCAGCTGTTGCTCTTCACATGTGTTTTCAGGTGACATGCTTAGACCCAATGCTTGCTGAGAAAATGGAACTCTTAAACCAGACTGTAACAAATCCTACTGAAATGAAGACATACCCAGACCTGTGTTTTTGTCCAGCAGGAGAATGGTTGGAGTTACCTCTTGAGTGGGTCACAGAAACTGGAGTGCTTTCTTAGGTGAGAGTACCAGGAGCCAAAGGTGAAAGACTGGCCTAAGAAGGGCTGACTTTGTGATTTAccctggggcagctgcagtgagaaacaccaaggtgaaaaTGCAGGCATTTCAGTGCAGATGTTAGatgctgagctgggctgcttctttctgctcttgtGTGCAGGAGAGGTCTGCCTTTCCTACTCTCTTGTTCTTTCTGCTGAAGGCTGGCTGGGTCAGAAGCCATCATCTGCTAGTGGAGGAGCAGCTCCCTAAAGAGAAAACGGCCTAGGAATGGCTTCAGTGTAATACTGTGCAGAACTTGCATGTATCGAGATGGAAAaggaaggctcagaggagagcaCTACTGATCTTACTACAGGTAAGCAAACTCAAATAGAGAAATGCTTTCAGTTATTCTAAGAAAGGCAGTGAGAATTAGGAGGAAGCAGTTTGTATCTCCTGCCAGAAGAAAGAGCATGAAACTCGTAAAGGAAATTGGTTCTCTTGAATGGCCGAGAGTGTGTAGCAGCCTATacagagcaggagagcctgAGCACTTGGTGGTGCACAGCCAGGCAGTAAGGATGTGCAGGTGGTCACCATCGTGCAGGAAACTGCCTGTGGACAGTGCAAAGCTCTGGACCCTTGTCTTTCAGGACTGTCTAATCTGGTCTCTGGTATTTGCTGTTATCAAGACTCAAGATGCCATTATTGAGTTACAGATAGCAAAAGATTGCTGTAAGAGGGCAAAGAAAAACCCAGTTTGCCGCCATTCCCTCAGGCTAATTTGGGACTGGAGGCTGgactgcagcctgagctgctccgGATTGCTTTCTatgagcaagcaggcagcatgcTGGGAGTGATGCCTGACTCTGTAACAAATGGAGGATTTGCACCCACTCCCTGTGTTGCTGGAAAAGCACACCTCATATGGCATCAATCTAACTTCCAGTCAGTCAGAGAACTTTTGTACCTGACAGAGGTTCAGGTGGAAAGCTGTCATGGAATGCCTGACAAGGCCTGGGAGACCCTTTGTCATAAAGCAAATGCTTGGCTGGGAAGGTTCACTTAGGAAATCTTTTAGTTGCTTCAGCTGGCTTAGGCAGTGGGATCCCTACCTGATAGTAAGCAGATAGCTTGGGGCGGAGTCAGGGGAATTGTTCATGCCCACGGGCTCAGGCCTGGCTTAAGCATCGTTCCTCACAACCCAGACGGCTCCTGGCAAGCAAGGCAGGCTGCTCCACCTCATTCATACCCCACGCACCTGCAAGCACAGCAGATCATGCTGATACCAAGCTTATCACCTTGTCAGGATGATGTAAAGTACTTTTCCCCTAGCTTGGTAGCTGTGCCTTTTATCCACACAGGAGCCCTTGCTGACTTTGTGTgcagagcaaacagaggaaggTTTTGAACGTGGTTCATAGTCTGTCATTCCTTGGGCATATCTATCTGTAGTCCAGAGGTGGCTCTGGCTGTTTTCAGCATCCTTTCTGGTGGCTAGAGACAGGCACGATGGAGGgcacactttctttcctgtcatcagcccagctgctctccacaggacactgcagccctggggcacaGAGATAAAAGCAGTGCACCTGCCTCGGGGACAACGTGGGATGGGAGGGAGAAGGTTGGACCTGACTCCTACTGACAGTATCCCACTTCTTTTAAGTGTGGTACAAAAGCCACCTTGCCCCCAGCAGCGGCATTCCCTCTGTGCCTCTCTCCTGAGCCCAGAGATGTGGGACAGGAGGGCGTTGTGCCTGGGCCTGCAAACTGCCATTATGGAGTCCCTGCTTGGCTTTATGGGAGCCCTGGCCATTTCTCTTCAGAGAGGGATCCTGGCACCCCCCAAACACCTTGTGACTCAGACATGCAGGCCTGGGCCTGCAGCCCAAACAGaggctgccctggagctgtCACTGGCAGGGATTGGGGGTTCTGGCTCATCAGGGCAACTGAGGTCTGTTGGTGCCTGAAACAGGCTGGGGGCCATCCAGCTCCTGTCCCCCATGCTGGGGGGAACTGGCCCTCAGCCCCCTTCTCTAGAGCTAAGAGACATGGAAAGGAGCCAGTTCCTCCCAGCATGCCCAGAGCAGCACCGCAGAGGATGACACAGAGCTACTGCCTCTCTTGCCGTGAGTCAGGACAGGCCACGTGAggccccagtgccagccccgaCGCTATcctgtgctggggccagcactACACACGCCCAGCCCCAGGATCCCAAACCAccgcacagcactgcaggtgagcgCTGGGCAGGACTTAAGGAGTTTCTTGTGCTCAAGGCTGAGGGTGTTCTGGGGTTGTGTTGCAGCTCTTGGTGGTTGGTTGATTCCTCCCTAAGGCATCACGACACTATTAAGGGGTCGTGCTGTGGGGGCAGGTCACAGGGCTTCCCTGTAACCTCTGCATCTTCTTGGCTAAACTTCCCCatgcttttgttgtttttttttcctccatgaaATCCTCGTGGCAAGCCCTGTACTTTATGGGTAGTGGATGATTTGTTTGCCTTACCTTTACTCAGACTACATGTACGAGCTCTTCTGGCTTCTGATGAGCTTATTGTCTTCCCTTCAGAGCTTTCCAGCAACCACAGAGAGGAGCACGCAGCAGGAGAAATACAAAGCAGGTAATTTCAGATGGTGCATGTAAATGAGTGTGGGAGCACTGCCGATCTGTTGCCTGGAGAACAGGCAGCAAACCGCACCAGGCTTGCAGGCgtagggctggcagcagcacggCCACCGTGACCAGGGTTGCTGcgaaggcagagaggaaggaggcGCCAGTGGCCAGGGGTGGAGGATCTGCACCTCTGCTTACCATgagcctggggagctgctttTCTCACAGCAACATACACTCATTGGATCTCTCCACATGCCTCTGTGAGGACACGATAAAAAGTGAAGGCTTTgagttttgctgcttctgtgttgtGTTTCAACTGTATTTGACAACAGGAAGGCAAGCAGACAAATGGCACTGGTGCCACTGCCTGAGAAAACCAGAGTGGGAATGGTTTCAAACtgagctgctgtggatcagTTTTTGTTGTCTCACTGGAGAAAGCTACCAGTTTTCACCATGGTCGTAGTCCTCCGGGACTTCTTCCTGTGGAACCAGCTGCTAGGACTGGGCTAAGGAGCACTTCATGAAGCTTGTTTGGTCTCAAAGAAAGACAGGGAGTGACTTAATGTTACATTTAAAATAGAATTTAGCAGGATTTGATGTCAGCATCTAAGTTAAAATGAACAGTAAAGGCAGTTTCAAAGGGAAAAGGTtcaggtttgcttttgttttgttttggaagtTAAACCCActttatttgcatttttttaCTATCCCTTTGAACAATTTCACCCAGATACatttcagcagctttcagctgccaTGTATGGTAGTTGTTACCCTCACTTTCTAAACAGATAGCAGTTTGACTGCACACAAATTTTATTCTAATAGGTTAAAAAGACCTCACTTAAATTACGTTCTGGGTTACTGTAGGGAAAGCAAGATGAGGTCTGTGGTTCATGTCGTTCCTCAGTGAGCTCATGGGCCAGTTGTAATGCCAGTATATCACCACCCTAGCCTCATTGTGAGGTATAATCAACTAAATCACTTTTAAAATATACAATAATTAAATGCTTATACTTATCCATTGTTTAGatcttattttctttccagaagAGCCATGGGGGAGTTAATTGTCCACAGAGAAATTAGGTACCACACTTCCTTCCTTATGGAAAGCTTTGTGTGACTGACTGGGCTTAACTGTGCTGGAGGCACAGCAGACAGGAGCTGGCTGTTTCTAGATGCTTCCTGTGGCACCCAGATCTTATCTTAGTGGGATGCATAAGAGCATTAGGCAGGTgtgtttctgttgctggtagAGCTGAGCAATGCGGTCATTTGGGCCAGCACCTTAACAATTTTAAGGTAAATGAGTCTGATAGCAAAAGAGGTGGACAGTGTTTGCCTTCAGTATTGTTCTTCCTTTGTGTGGTGGGAGATCTGCTGCTGCCTACCTGCTCACTGTCTTTGCcatggcaggcagctggcataAGGCAGCTACTGTGACAAGTTTTTGTCACAGGAAAAGCAAAATGCCTTGAATGTGCCAATGAAAGTGGCCTTCACTAGTGATCAGGAGCCCCAAAGCTAAACCTACTGAATTTCACTTAACAGTAAAATCTGAAAATGTTTGTGTGAAATGGAATTAATCAGTGAGAGAAGAAATATTTATACTTGAAGTAATTTTGTTCCTTTAGGCCTAGTGTTTCAACTGTGCCACAAAGAGGCCTAAAGGATTTAATTTACAAAAGCAAACACTGTTGCAAGGTTTAAGCTAAGTAAATAGGAAAGCAAGGAAGATGCTGAAAAAGGCTGAAAACCACAGCTGGAGATCCGTAACTGCACAAAAATCATGTTCTCTATTGTGTGGCTGAGAACAAGTTTACCCAGGGTGTGGTGTGCTGGGTTCCTGTATTTCAACATCAGCTACTGCTTGTCCAGGCAGAGGACAGATGTGCTTCCTGCATTCCCTCCTGGGTGCTCAGAGCCTAACATTGCCAGCAACTGTCAGCACTGctgtcacagctgcagcagcacagactgtAGGGCAGGGAAGGGTTGTGGGAGAGATTTTACTAGACTGAGAGAGCCCAAAGCTTGTTTGTCCAAAACCTTGCCACTTCTTCCAGGTGTGTCAGGTGGTTTGATAAAAGCTACTATTCAAAGTGTTCTTAAGATAGTAAATGACTATTTTCTCCCAATGCATCTAGGAGGTAGGTGAGCAGTTTTCTGGGCTGAGCCTTTAAATAGGGTTAACAAGACGAAGTAACCTTCCCAGAAGCAATAAACAAACCAGTGGGTAAAAGAGTTTCAAACTAAGGACTGCATCATTTGAAGAACAGAAAGCCCCCAGCATGACCAACATACCAAAGCCAAGGGACCTTGACCTTGGTTCCAAAGAGGGATGGGTTTGGAGATTTTAGAGTCTGTTTGTGTCTGATTTCCTTGAGACCTGACAAAAAGTTGTCCTGTTTCCAGAATGGAGATGGTTCTGCTTATATGTTCTTCTATCCTTAACTGGCTCTGGTGTGGGTTTTGTACTGGAATATTTTTCTGACTGATATGTTGGTCTCCAGACAACTGAAAGTGTCTGTAGGAAAAGAAAGTTTTCCATGTGGAAAATTTAAAGGAAATGTTTAGTTTTCAAACTGCTTGATTGAAAATATGTTGTTGAATGGACCCAAAAGTCATATTGTAAGAAAAAGTGTGGGTGTGGCACCCTACATAGTGGTACCTCAGGCTCCCCTAAAATTTTCTTTTGCATCTCTCATACAATTGTGTTTAAGTTGAAGTGCTGCATGAGAGGAGATGCAGTCAGTGCAGGATGCCTGGACCACAGCAGGAGGCGGCAACCGTTCAGAACCATAATCACCATAAAAAATGGCATCATCAGAGCAAAACAGCCTCACaacaaaaagagaacaaaaagaaacactGGGTTTGGGGTATGTTAGAATGTTTCCTTTCCATGGTGAATCCCAGTAAGAAAGTGGGATCAACACTTAAAAAGTTTTAATTTATAAAGTTAGTGGAAATTTCCTTTTCATGACAACTTGGGAGGAGCAGACGTTGAGGTGTCAAACTCTTCCCTGAGACAATAATTCCAAGTCTTCTTCACCTGTTCTCCCCAACTGGTATCTTTTAGGTGTAAGAATGTCAGAGGTGAGGAATAATTGTTCTGTTTTGTGAATGGAAGAAGACATATTAAATTACTCAcatctgtggtaaagagttaaTTAGATACCTTGGTAGCTATAAAACCCAACAATGTGAATGATCAAGTAGGACTTCTTTTCATTTTACTCATGATGATCAGACTTTTGTTCTTTCTTAATAACCAAAGGCCAGCCCAGGAGGACTCACTCAGAGGAGGTGAGAATGGGTCCTGTGAGGGTAAATGAATCATGATGTGAAACTCCCATTGCAACAGAGAAGTGATTTCAAAACTGAAGTGCCATCTTTGCACAGAGTCAAGCCATAAAAACAGAGAAACTCAGACTGAGCTGTTTCTAAGTATGCTTTTTCTACCTGTTTGAACAGGCACAGCGATGGAGAACTTCAATGTCCTATTCCCAGATCTTGGTGAAGAACAGCAAGGTAAGGATCGCACAAAGGTCAAACCTTTGTCTAATTCACAAGAGACATACACATACATTATGGTGGAATGGTCATAAGCCAGTGAAACTTGTTTCCTATGAAAACATGCTTCACCTGTCTCCTTGCTTGTAGGAGACCAGCAGTAAGTTCCCAGCTCTTCCACAGGCCTCTCATCAGGCCTTGGCCATGCGTGATGGTGGGAATTCAGATGCATGAAGATTGTAATGCTGTGCATTAAATGCCTAATGAGCTATCTCAGTTCCTTGGTATCCAGTCCTTTTTGTCTGTCTGTAAAACTGCATGGTCAGAATTAGTAGCTGGGAATACTTCCCCTGCTTCTCCAGCTGAGACAGTGGCACCACAAGGACATGAGCAGTTTGTTTCAGACTACTGACATtgttctggtttctggcagACACAGCTGTTCTACACAGTACAGCACTACTCTCCTACACATGCTGACACTGGGCACCATGTTAGCCGTGATACACCACCACAAGAACACTATCATGAAACCTACCCCTGCCGCTGCACACTGATTTGCTTGTTTTCTCTCTCAGACATTTTCCAGAGGGCTTTTGCTGCTGATGCCAGTTACTTGGAGAATCAAGAGAACATGAACCAGTCCTTCTGGGAGCGCCTTGTGAAAGGGTTAGCCACCACTGAACCACCTATCTTGAATCCCGAAGAAAAGAGCAATGTAAGTTACTGCAGAAACAGGTATCCTTTGTAAGACATTGTTATACAGATGCTATTATGCTTCTGTGATATACCTGAGGGAAACAAAAGATGCAGCCTAGTTATCTGATATGCTAGAAGGTATCTAAATTGTGCCAAAGGGCAGTAGATTGATGAGACTTGGGTGTTCTCCAAGTGCAAAAATCACTGGATTTGTACAGACTCCAAAGGGATGATGTTTCCCAGAGGTGAGATGCATTTGTTTGTGCAGCAGAATATGTTTCTGCATGCTGTGTTTTATGGGAAGGACTAtttgcaacttagttaactatCTTTCAGCTCCTCAACAGCTGTAGTGTCCTGcctggaggctgtgcagcctgcctgaAAGCCATAGAGAAGAAAGGAGTCAGGGCAATGGCTGTTCTCTACCTCTTGCTGAAAACAACTGACCCATCTGGATAcaggcagctgcccagctgcaaGGGAAAGGGTGagtcctgcctggctgctcatcCGCTGCTTTGTTAAGATTATTGCAGTGAGGTGATTACTAGTGAACAACTGAAATGTCTAGAAATGCTGCTTTGAAAAGTCAGGAAGGTACAGTGATGACATGAGTCAGAGACAGTATTTACTTAATCTGACTTGGTCTCTTCTGGGGAAATGAACttgtgtgaggaggaaaggtccTGGGCTGGCGAGGCCAAAGAAATATCTCTGACTTAAAAGTGTGCCCCAGTTTTTTCTGCCTGTCTGGATTGATGACACTCAGGACACTGTTTTAcatgactgctctccagccagcctggaccCCTCCAAGCTCTTGTAGTGGTAAGAAATTTGAACTGAGacactgaaaatattttttgcaaatgagcccagcagcagcatgaaaGGAGTGGATGGAGGATGCCACTCAGGGTGCTGAACCTAGCAATAAGATACAAATGGACTCCACTGCACTTCTCATTTGCATGGCTGTGCAGTAAGAAACTAAGTGCAGTTCCACAGGGCCCATAGATTCATTAATTGTCTTTGATAGATCACAGAGCTGCACTCACTAAAGATGACCTTGAATTTAACTGGAGACCCTCACAGACATCCTTTGCCACTTAACTGCCTTGATGTTCATGACGTGGAGAGACCTCCCAACCCAAATTGCAGCCCAGCTTTGGTCACCTGTCAGACTAGGAAAGTTTGTCACAGCAGGGCcctccttcctgctcctgcacatGTCTAGCTGTGTGTTCAAATAGTGCAGCCATTAATGACGAGGGgcatggacctgctggcttCCAGCACAACGCTGAATCTGAAGCTGTTAAGAATCActtgcagctccagcccaggtgcAACATCTGGTAGATTTCTCCTCCCCAgtgaggctgctgggagggctctgctctTGTGCCACGAGAGGGTGCTGGCACTGCGGCATAAACAGGGCAGTCAGCATAAGTCACAGGGGTGAACGGAGAAGTAGCCCAGGGAACAGTGAGCCACTATTACCTGGCTAAAACatcttccagctgcagctgcaggcaatgGGGATTTTCACAAGGGTAGCATTATGAGTAAACTAAAGGCCAGAATATGAAACTTCAGGCATCTACTTACAAACATCTAAACAGTAAAGGAATAAGGCTGTCATTTGTAATCCCTTCTATTACTTGTATGCAAAAAAACACCACTAAAATAAGACTCAGGGTGTGATTTCCTGCCAGACAATCCTTAATGAAGCATTGTGAAATCTGTCActgcagaagagagaaaatgtAAATAGCTGTTTCTagtatttttttctctatgTATAAAACAGATGAAAAACTGAAACTCCTGAAGAGATTGGAAAGAAATCTCATACTTTCacaaagggaagaagaggctgaagacTCATCCCATGAGTCCATGGATGAACATACACAAGGTAAAGAGGATTTATTTTTATCCTGATACATAATTTGGTCTGGGTGCATGTTCAGGAAAGATCCACACAGGAGACTTGCAGCGATTCAGTAGCAATTCTGTAGAGCTCTGAAAAAAGTAACAAATTGTGCAGAAGAGAGAATATCAGTCCCAGTAGAAGAGCACCTGCCTCTTGCTTGTGTGGGAGTTGGAAGTTTCAGATATGTGGAACTCTGCTGCAAGATTTATTCCCAAAATAAAAGGTCACAACTTCAGTGATCCTCCGTATGTTTATGGTCTCAGCTGAAGCCTGTGCTATAGCAGgagtggaatagaatcatagaatgtcaggggttggaagggacccttgtaAGATcatctgttccaggccccccctaccagagcaggatcatctaaagcagatcacactggaatgcatccagacagttcttgagtatcttcagagagggagactccacagcctccctgggcagcctgttccagtgctctgtcaccctcacggtgaaaaaaaaccttcctcaggttcacatggaacctcctacgcctcagcttctacccagtgtcccttgtcctgtcactgggcatcactgagaaaaggctggctccatcctcctggcactcaccccttacatatttataaacattgatgaggtcaccccttagtcatctcctctccaagctaacaagccccagctccctcaggctctcctcataaggaagatgttcaacttccttaatcatttttgtggctctgtgctggactctctcaagcagcttcCTGTTCTCCTTGAGCTGGTgggccaagaactggacacaatactccagatgaggcctcaccagggcagagcagaggagaaggagaacctcccttaaccTACTAATCTCAGTCCTTCTACTACACCCCAATAGTCAGtgtacagcagcagctgacagtgCTGTACCACATCTggcatttcttttccagtcagcaaaCCTCAAGAGCGTATCAAGTTTCGTTGGCTGCCACTGAGCATTAAATTCATGGAAGATGAGACTAAGTGACAGGCAGCATGGCAGTGAGAATGCTGTTACTGCATAATTTCATTACAGAAAGCCATGAGCTGATAAAGAACAAATGAGTTGCATTTGGAGTGTTGCTACTGCCTGTGTTTAAATAAGAGCTTTCTCACAGCATCCCTTTACACAAATTACTTCAGCTTCAAATTTTGAAAATGTTCTTCTTGTTCAGTCAGCTTTGCAGAGAATGGAGAGGCAAAAGCAGTTGACATAGATCCTTGCTTGCCCAAGCCTTGGATTTTTACCTGCATAGTCCACTGCTATTATTGCATTATGAGCAAACAACTACAGTAGTGCCTTTTCGGACACTGCTGGAATGTTTTTCTTGCATGCAATGAAAAAACACTTTCTCTATCCAGACAGTGATGGGGAAGACTTAAGAAGACACAAGACTGAAGGCCATTTACTTAGAGGTAAGACAAAGTGACAACAGTATTGATTTTTACTAGAGACAGCAAATATAAACAAAAAGAGGGGTAATTTTGGCTATTCTTCGGTTCGACTTTGGAACATAAGTGTATTAATATGTATAGACATAGGAAAAGATCACTCAGAATGTGGCTGTAGGAAAGGTGAAGCCCAAGTAATACTCAGCCATGCCCTGTGCTTAACACTTGAAGCAGGAGAACAGCAAGATCCACTGTTGTGGGAGAAGtcctgctgcctggctctgcactgttgatactgaaatgctgcagagTTTTGAAAATATCTCTCACAACCTCTGCTTACCAAGTCTGCAGTCACATCAGCAGTGAGGACCACACCATCTCAAGGTGTTTTCTTTGCTTCCAAAGGGAAAATGGAAAATAAGTATAATGCAGGTGGAGAAAGCTTGTTGTGTCAGCACACAGAAATGGCTTTCATCTTATGGTACAGACCTATGGATGTAAataagttaaggctttaatcaTGTATTTAACATCTTAAATTTATCGCAGCCCAGATGCACAAGTAGCTCATTCAGATTGGCATCAGCAGAGCTAATTTATCTGGAGTCAGGCAGAATCAGACTCCTCTGAGACATCATGAGAGATGGAATATGGGAGGTTAATAATCCATTCGCATTTCTCACTTTGGAACTGTGtaacccacagcagagctgccctctcTCATGTGTTCAAACCCATCTTGTCACTTGTGCACAGCCACGCTAATTCCAGCTGAGTTATAagggctggcactggcagcagctgggcacactcATGATGGATGCTAACCTGTATCATCTTTGTGTATATATTTTAGGCATGCCAGCAGAGGTCGTTCCTTACAGTAGAGACTCAGGTAAGTGTTCCCAGATAACCTCATCCTGCTGAAAGGAAGGCTGTGACTGCACTTTCTTCTTTCTGGTATGCTTACAGATTAAAAGATCCCCCCTGGCTGTAAATCTACTGGTTTTCAGTTAATCTGGTGCTCGACCTGAGGACGGTGCAGACATTTTGTTGCAAGATTGCCagtggcaggctgctggcaagTGATGGTGTTCTAGCAGATGGACCCTTTTTTTTGGTAGGCCTGCCAGGTTTTCCCAGGATCAGCTCACAGCAATTGTCATCCTTCTTAGGGCAAAACCCAGAAAATCTTTTGGGGAAGCTTTCCCGAGGAAGCTGGGCTGGTCTCAgcgctccctgctgccctctatCTCCTGCTGAGCAGGGATGCAAGACTggcgagggagctggggttggtttctgCAAAACAGTGATACTCTGAACAGACATCAGACTAAAAGCAAATTTCCTCTTATCGGGCATTGCCGAGCAACACCAGAACAGATGTACAAACGCCATGGCAGGAAGCTTTCAATGGCCTAATTGCATTACTGATCTCCTCCCTCCCATTCCAGGCCAAGGCCACATTCATTAGTTTGAGAGGCAGACAGTCTGATGGCCTGGCCGTTCTGAGGAACACCTGCTAAACCACTTTTCTCCTGTGAAGTGGGGAAGAGTTGCTGCAACTTGGACTGTTTCAGACAAGGACAGAGTTGGGAAGAAGACATAAATTGCAGCATAAT
This genomic interval carries:
- the TMEM40 gene encoding transmembrane protein 40, which gives rise to MENFNVLFPDLGEEQQDIFQRAFAADASYLENQENMNQSFWERLVKGLATTEPPILNPEEKSNLLNSCSVLPGGCAACLKAIEKKGVRAMAVLYLLLKTTDPSGYRQLPSCKGKDEKLKLLKRLERNLILSQREEEAEDSSHESMDEHTQDSDGEDLRRHKTEGHLLRGMPAEVVPYSRDSEITRREDSAADAYKTPQLQQWALRWMGIRKDDEFFHFVILCFATGTLLICYYYYKDWTISLGIGLVTFASLETTGIYFGLVYRIRSVFDSFLPLIDKFRPKGLWKAA